TGGTAGAGCATTTGACTGCAGATCAAGAGGTCACCGGTTCGAACCCGGTTGGGCCCTTTTTGGCTGTTTAACATAGAGATTTTCGGTCACTCCCTAGACACAGTAATATGTCGTGCATTTTGATCCAAGTACCGGTGGTGGATAGGCCTGTCAACCCGACCCGAGCTCGCTAAATTTTTCTGCCAATGGTATGAAtatataatttcatttactcGACTcgaatccatttttcttaataaaaaatGGGTTTAATACAAAATATTGCATTTTTTACTTGTATTCAATACGGATCCATTTAAATAAATtgataattatataatatatacttATTAATACAATACTACTTATTATACAATAAATTAAGAATTATaaaaacatatatatttattataaaatttgattCGTATTCGATCTGACCTGTTGGATTCGAATTTGGAAGATCAAGTAGAAGATCCATTGAGTATACAGGTCGAATCCGGAACATACATATTAAAACATATTCGGGTTCAAAATGTTCAATTGCAGCCTATACTCGATCAGTTGACAGGTCTAGTGATGAtgccaaaaaaaatttctcaatgGGGAACAAAGACATTGCTAGAATATCTTGCTTGTTATTTTCCtcgatctttttttttatttaaaaaaaaggatataTCAATATTCACATAACCAATAGAAACAATACATCTACGTTATGATCAACATAAAAAGGCATACTCAAAATTATGCATAAAACTATTACGGTTTGAAAAATCATGCAAAGACATTTATAATTGCTCACGATGAATATTTATGTTTCATAACTATTTTCAATTCCACAAAGTATATTTGTCTAacattttaaataaaatcaatgacaaattgtacaaagtttgaAGGGAACTAAATGAGTGATAAATATAACAAATGAATCACATGcgataaaaaaaattccaaatgaACTAAACAGCTGGACTCTGTCATTAAAagcatttttggttatttagtaTCCATTTCATTCCTAATCATTTTAGTGGGGCCAaacataaaattttatttaatcaaCATGGGTGATAAGGAAAATTCTGGGGATTGTAAGAGCCCGTGTCCCAAGTACCGTCTCTTTTCATCCTCTACTGCTTCTTGCACTCGAAAACTAACATGCACTGAGAAATCATATTGCACTAAATTGCCCGCCATCGCAAAAGGATACCTAATTTTGTATTAGTTCAATAGTAATTGAGTTAtcggggaaaaataaaagaagattgTATGTAAGATcttatttgataattcaattcaatatttaaatttaataaatttagattttaatATGTTTAGATGCATTTGATAAGCTATATGTCCCGGATAGCGGTGTCAACAAGTCAGGTTCGGATCGGAATATAAAAATTTCGGATCGGACACATTTTTATGCAGTAGATCAGGACCTGATCCGTATACCTAACAGATATTGACCTTAGAGTTTCGGAATTGAGTCCGACGGGTCCGAGTctatccaaaaagaaaaaggtccAAAAGTtaaacatttaaaaattaaatccaaaatcaATCATGAATCCAATCTCCAAACTTAAACAAATCATATTACAAAATTAAATCACAAATAACTCGCAATAGTCAATTCAAAACTGATCACAAATCAATcaacaaaattattaatttgataaaagaatgtatttagaaatatatatttattttataaatattaatatattattcGGCTTCGGATCGGATACGAGTCAGAATCTTATATTCTGTATCCGACCCCTTTTTTTGTTAGAGTGAACGGATCCGGATCCAGGTCCAGGTAACGGATTTAATTTTCAACCCAAagccaaaaaaatttattagatCCAGATccagacccgacccgttgacctaAACCCGGATGCGAACTAAAAATTCTCCACTGATAGATAGTAAGCAGAGAGACACTTGAAAAATTGTCCAAGTAGAAACTAATTATATAATTTCGAACTTCTCTTTTATTGGCTAGAAGAGGAAAAACCAAGAAGTTTTTGTTATGCCAGAGACATGAATAAAGAAAGTTCTTTTATATCTGGAGGGCACGTTATAAGAACTAGGCATGTTTAAATTTTCCGTAAAAATTTAAATCTCAGCGTTAATATATCCTCAATTCGTGGGTAAGCTACACTTTATTATAGGCCTACCCTTTTGTTTTTGAGTAtttatcttgtacagttttcgCAGCTGGCAAAAATTACCATGAAGTTCCTTCCTATTCAGAAGTTTTTCCACGCTTGTACTTGGAcctttataaaagaaaaaagaaaagaaagaacaaaggCATGCACAATCTCGTAACAATTCTATGGAGTAATGGAACCCAAATTTTTTGGCAAGTTTATCAgctataaattttttaaaaactttaactacagtaatcTAAAAAAacgtttcaaaaattttaaactatacatttcaaaatattcaaaaatttacacacttcaaaaatttttttaaaaaacttctacagtgcgcTACAATAAAGTTTCagacaaattttcaaaaaaactcACATTTCAAACGGGGCCATTGTTGTAACGGACTctcttcttttatttatttatttattttgtcgAACGCAGACAATCTACTTTACTCAACTGGACTCGTTACAATTCTGTGGACTATGCAACGGACTCGTTACAATCTACTTTACTCAACTGAACTTGTACGACGAGACAAGAGGTTTCTATACTAAACAAATATACTACTGCACTCTTTAgttactttttaaatttttcgatGAAAGAAGCACtacattttcttttaatctactAGATTGGATTTGAAACCCTCACATACGgctctccctttcttttcttttttttttcgcccCTTTGTTTGGTAGGAAAAAGACCGTAATATAATTAAACCACGTCAGTTACAATCATTCGAGTATAGCATCAAGttttcctccaaaaaaaaaaaataaaaaaaagaagaaggtaCAGGATCATATAGTTGGTCGTGGTAATGGGCATCTCGCTTTTAGAGAATACAACAGATCCTGCAGCTCAGTAAGCACGTGAAAGGTGTAAGTGACTGAAAAGTAGTACGTGTAGCAATCAATTCTATCCTGGATTCAGGCCGTTGATTTTAGGAGTCCCGGCAAAAGCAGGCAGAGATTTCACGACATCAATAACCAACGTTTCGAATTTTGGTTGGTCGGGGGGATGAAGAATGTTCGTACTGTTAAATTAAAACAAGATCTATGGACAAAAGCCAAAAGGACTGCTCTTTGTGGCTTCTGACCTAACAAATATTTCAGCCCCGCCCTGCCCCGCAAATAACGGAAGATAAACTGACCCCATTCCTACAGCCTACAGGcttgaaaatttccagaatgtTAGGCGCCTTACACTCGATCAAGTAATAATTAAATGGTCCATCGGTAGCCTCCTCCCACAGAGACCGAGAGGTCCCGAGTTCGAGCCTCAACTCTGCTGAATTTTTCCTCGTACTTAACATGCTAGGATCGGATTGGGGCGCTAGACCCAgaccgcaggggattagtcggacctcgtaaggattgacccgcacacccctgtgtcgaaaaaaaaaaagagaaagaagtaGTAATAATTAACCAAGATCCCAAAGTATCCAATTTCTTCCGTCGAGGACCTGCCGGTCTTAAATCATACCAACTCTTAACATAATTGGTATTACTTATCATTTACCCGACGATCTTGGAATTCTGGCCGTCCCGTCATTGTTGACCGTTCTAGACCAAATCAACTCATTTTGCAGTCAAATCTTCAAATTAAAaagttttcttttcctcttcaaaATTGAAAATGTACTCGTGGATTTGGCTTCTAAGAATGCTCTCTCTTTATTCATTCGTCCATCTTTTTTGTTATCACTAACTAAACACAAACTTCTTGATGAATGCTCTCTCTTTATTCATTTGCCCATTTGTATCTTGATGTACGAGTCATTCATATGAAAATAATGAGCGAGGTTGATGGGAAAATATTTATCTCGATGAATGAGAGTCATTTATACAAAAATAATGAATGAGGTTGATGGGAAAATATGTCCCCAACGTTACTTAGTCTATCGAAAAGATGCAATTACTTAACGTGTTCGGGCCGAGTTGGGGCGTCGGGTCCGGATCGCAAGAGATTAATCGGGTCTCGTAAGAATTGATCCGGACATCCCtgtgtcgaaaaaaaaaaaaaagaagaagatgcaaTTACGTACGATGTGTCAAAGGTACATAATGATCCATTTAAATTTTAGTAAAATACAAGACAATGGTATCTCAATTATTACTTGAATTATTAAGGATTACCATCTTCATGTGAAAATTCACATGTTTGGAAGTATGACCGCTAATTAAGGATACTCACTCCATCCTCCATTATAGTGAAGAGATCGTAATAATCCCTTGCCACAACTAACTTAGTCCCCGACCACGGCAATTGATTATAGCAGCATCTTATTGAATGAGGGACGTGTGGCGTATCCCCGTTGGTAACCAGAAACGTGGCAAATTGGTCTCCATGCCTGAGTCGGGCCATGCCAAAGTCATCCTGATTCGGGGAATAAGGGTTTTCATTTCAAGAACTCGAATGCTGTCCTCCCAACGTATCAGCCGGAGCTTACGGAAAATAGGAGAGAGTCcgcaaaaattttcaattttggtcTCCGGTTTTGAATTCTAGTCACAtgtatcatcatcatcatcaaactAAAGGTCAAAACTCCCTTTTCTTGGTGTGTCATCCTATTCTGCGATTTCCACAATAAGTAGGCAAGgccgccccccccccccggaTCTGATCTGGCAGGCTAGATCAGTGGGTAGTTATTGAGCACGCCGGGCGGGTAGAGTACGCCATTAATGGCGGTGTCTATTAACCCGTTAACTGCCAACCGTAGTCTATTCTCAACGGGGACAGTCGACTAAAGTCATGAGCACTATTCTTCCGGGTCCCGCAGCATTTTCCTTTCAACGATTTCTGAAAGCAGAGTCGAGTCTTGTACTTTTCACAAGAAGTGGTGTGAACTCAACTCAACTGCTCAATGCTTGACCGCATTCAGTTAAAAAAAAGAACTCAAAAACAGAGATCAGTATTGGGTTACAATCTAAACCCCTATAAATAACCGAAGAATCTCTTCACCAGTCCTCACCACAACAACAATATTTGAAGCCACCCCTCCTTCCATTTCTCTACCTAATAACTTCGCAAGTTATTGCCATGGCTCCAAGCAGTAGCAGCCTGATTGTTTTCGCCTTCATTGCTCTTGCATGCGCCCTCTGCGTGCAAAGCACTAGTGGTCAGTTCATCTCCTGGAATATACAATGATATTCACAATCCAAACTTCGTTCGTTGCACAATAAATATACTACTCCGTATTATATTGTATTTGATATGCATATGTAGTTCTTGCATTGATATGGGGTATTGCATGCAGGAAACATAGCTTGCGAGGACCTGAAGGAGGACTCTTGCGCCTATGCGGTGTCATCGTCGGGAAAGCGCTGCGTGCTGGAGAAGCATGTCCGCAGAAGCGGGGAGGAAAAGTACACGTGCCGCGCATCAGATATCGAAGCCGAAAAACTGAAAGACTGGATCGAAACGGACAAATGCATTGAAGCGTGCGGGGTTGACAGGCACGCACTTGGAATTTCATCTGACTCTCTTTTGGAGCCTCAGTTTACCCACAAGCTCTGCTCTTCCGCCTGCTACCGCAGCTGCCCCAATATTGTTGATCTCTACTTCAACCTCGCTGCCGGTGAAGGTAAGTAATACTTCACTGTCCAGATCTCCTCCCTCTTCCCATTACCCGGCCGGCCACTGAAATCTGTGAAAATACCAGCATCCTGCATTAATTAATGCGTCGCCATTTGATGATGATGTTTTCCATCTACATAAATGTAGGTGTGTATCTTCCGAAACTGTGTGAAGCGCAGAGGGGTCATGGGCGCAGAGAAATGGCGGAAATCAAAAGCTCCGGAATGGTGGCACCAGGACCAGAATCGGATGGTGGGAAGCCTGTGAGCTTCTACATTGTTGCCCCGGCACCCCCTCCTTATTAATCATGAGATGGGAGGCACAATAAAGAACATGTAGTCGTAGATGGATAATTAATTACACAGCAGTGTATACCACACCAATAATAGAGGGAAGTTGTTGCATGGGTTGGAAGCTCATCCTCTTCTCTGCGTTCTTGAGTATTGTAATGGTACAACGTTAAAAGCATAAAACTAAAAGAGAGAA
This portion of the Coffea arabica cultivar ET-39 chromosome 2e, Coffea Arabica ET-39 HiFi, whole genome shotgun sequence genome encodes:
- the LOC113730062 gene encoding uncharacterized protein — its product is MAPSSSSLIVFAFIALACALCVQSTSGNIACEDLKEDSCAYAVSSSGKRCVLEKHVRRSGEEKYTCRASDIEAEKLKDWIETDKCIEACGVDRHALGISSDSLLEPQFTHKLCSSACYRSCPNIVDLYFNLAAGEGVYLPKLCEAQRGHGRREMAEIKSSGMVAPGPESDGGKPVSFYIVAPAPPPY